A single window of Corythoichthys intestinalis isolate RoL2023-P3 chromosome 21, ASM3026506v1, whole genome shotgun sequence DNA harbors:
- the LOC130909656 gene encoding zinc finger protein 239-like isoform X2, translating into MSADVHAQLAAVMEALVRAAVAELRKQQCGDLILPGEEPPGPAGDNLVVCFATVLETLANEALEKILDIVEPRRPDGGVPDEARVESEHSYGVPAPGRPGRPLARDEAPEETSSIPAAEDRRADDVAERENGNSVGRRGAAPVSSGESSDKPFACELCGRRFTLRHNLRRHARGHAAGGKPFRCGECGKGFTRALTLRTHRLIHTGQKHLECERCSKSFRHSVNLKNHLRVHSGERPFACEVCGKTFGQAANLKIHGRVHTGERPYACRQCGKTFSQRSGLTAHGRTHSGRRDFVCESCLKRFNNANSLKLHRRVHTGERPYACDVCRKTFSQGSHLRTHKSHLHAGGKRFICDKCGKRYADARNLKAHKCGYA; encoded by the exons ATGAGCGCGGACGTGCACGCGCAGCTGGCCGCCGTCATGGAGGCGCTCGTGCGCGCCGCCGTGGCCGAGCTCCGCAAGCAGCAGTGTGGCGACCTCATCCTTCCCGGAGAGGAGCCTCCAGGGCCGGCCGGCGACAACCTGGTG GTGTGCTTCGCCACCGTTTTGGAGACTCTGGCCAACGAGGCCTTGGAGAAGATCCTTGACATCGTGGAGCCGAGGCGGCCGGACGGCGGCGTCCCCGACGAGGCGCGCGTGG AGTCAGAACACTCGTACGGCGTCCCCGCTCCGGGTCGACCCGGCCGACCGCTCGCTCGGGACGAGGCCCCGGAGGAGACGTCGTCGATTCCGGCCGCGGAGGACCGTCGCGCGGACGACGTCGCCGAGA GAGAAAACGGCAATTCGGTCGGTCGGCGAGGCGCGGCGCCGGTGAGCTCGGGGGAATCGTCGGACAAGCCGTTCGCCTGCGAGCTGTGCGGCCGGCGCTTCACCCTTCGACACAACCTGCGGCGCCACGCCCGCGGCCACGCGGCGGGCGGCAAACCCTTCCGTTGCGGCGAGTGCGGCAAAGGCTTCACGCGCGCGCTGACGCTGCGGACGCACCGGCTGATCCACACGGGCCAGAAGCACCTCGAGTGCGAGCGCTGCTCCAAAAGCTTCCGGCACAGCGTCAACCTGAAGAACCACCTGCGCGTCCACAGCGGCGAGCGACCCTTCGCCTGCGAGGTGTGCGGAAAGACTTTCGGCCAGGCGGCCAACCTGAAGATCCACGGCCGCGTGCACACGGGCGAGCGGCCCTACGCCTGCCGGCAGTGCGGCAAGACCTTCAGCCAGCGGAGCGGCCTGACGGCGCACGGGCGCACGCACTCGGGCCGGCGGGACTTTGTCTGCGAGTCCTGCCTCAAGCGCTTCAACAACGCCAACAGCCTGAAACTGCACCGGCGCGTGCACACGGGCGAGAGGCCCTACGCCTGCGACGTCTGCCGCAAGACCTTCAGCCAGGGCAGCCACCTGCGCACGCACAAGAGCCACCTGCACGCCGGCGGCAAGCGCTTCATCTGCGACAAGTGCGGCAAGCGCTACGCCGACGCGCGCAACCTCAAGGCGCACAAGTGCGGCTACGCTTGA
- the LOC130909656 gene encoding zinc finger protein 32-like isoform X1, producing MSADVHAQLAAVMEALVRAAVAELRKQQCGDLILPGEEPPGPAGDNLVVCFATVLETLANEALEKILDIVEPRRPDGGVPDEARVESEHSYGVPAPGRPGRPLARDEAPEETSSIPAAEDRRADDVAESENLTVGAQSARRRPSVFFPAGENGNSVGRRGAAPVSSGESSDKPFACELCGRRFTLRHNLRRHARGHAAGGKPFRCGECGKGFTRALTLRTHRLIHTGQKHLECERCSKSFRHSVNLKNHLRVHSGERPFACEVCGKTFGQAANLKIHGRVHTGERPYACRQCGKTFSQRSGLTAHGRTHSGRRDFVCESCLKRFNNANSLKLHRRVHTGERPYACDVCRKTFSQGSHLRTHKSHLHAGGKRFICDKCGKRYADARNLKAHKCGYA from the exons ATGAGCGCGGACGTGCACGCGCAGCTGGCCGCCGTCATGGAGGCGCTCGTGCGCGCCGCCGTGGCCGAGCTCCGCAAGCAGCAGTGTGGCGACCTCATCCTTCCCGGAGAGGAGCCTCCAGGGCCGGCCGGCGACAACCTGGTG GTGTGCTTCGCCACCGTTTTGGAGACTCTGGCCAACGAGGCCTTGGAGAAGATCCTTGACATCGTGGAGCCGAGGCGGCCGGACGGCGGCGTCCCCGACGAGGCGCGCGTGG AGTCAGAACACTCGTACGGCGTCCCCGCTCCGGGTCGACCCGGCCGACCGCTCGCTCGGGACGAGGCCCCGGAGGAGACGTCGTCGATTCCGGCCGCGGAGGACCGTCGCGCGGACGACGTCGCCGAGAGTGAGAACCTTACCGTCGGCGCGCAAAGTGCCCGTAGACGGCCCTCTGTCTTTTTCCCCGCAGGAGAAAACGGCAATTCGGTCGGTCGGCGAGGCGCGGCGCCGGTGAGCTCGGGGGAATCGTCGGACAAGCCGTTCGCCTGCGAGCTGTGCGGCCGGCGCTTCACCCTTCGACACAACCTGCGGCGCCACGCCCGCGGCCACGCGGCGGGCGGCAAACCCTTCCGTTGCGGCGAGTGCGGCAAAGGCTTCACGCGCGCGCTGACGCTGCGGACGCACCGGCTGATCCACACGGGCCAGAAGCACCTCGAGTGCGAGCGCTGCTCCAAAAGCTTCCGGCACAGCGTCAACCTGAAGAACCACCTGCGCGTCCACAGCGGCGAGCGACCCTTCGCCTGCGAGGTGTGCGGAAAGACTTTCGGCCAGGCGGCCAACCTGAAGATCCACGGCCGCGTGCACACGGGCGAGCGGCCCTACGCCTGCCGGCAGTGCGGCAAGACCTTCAGCCAGCGGAGCGGCCTGACGGCGCACGGGCGCACGCACTCGGGCCGGCGGGACTTTGTCTGCGAGTCCTGCCTCAAGCGCTTCAACAACGCCAACAGCCTGAAACTGCACCGGCGCGTGCACACGGGCGAGAGGCCCTACGCCTGCGACGTCTGCCGCAAGACCTTCAGCCAGGGCAGCCACCTGCGCACGCACAAGAGCCACCTGCACGCCGGCGGCAAGCGCTTCATCTGCGACAAGTGCGGCAAGCGCTACGCCGACGCGCGCAACCTCAAGGCGCACAAGTGCGGCTACGCTTGA
- the nudt13 gene encoding nucleoside diphosphate-linked moiety X motif 13 isoform X2, whose product MWNKFLCVASRPLAFQRRSSFVSRMRYLKKLQRDDEACVRALRTGHLLLFHRLRPLLRPSQAGGFACPTLPYEDVRSALRALGADESLLEESVLIGCRQDERPDFCLDLGRLDPTSAEKVCQGTFVDLKKSFFLLSEAEAPLVAKGRALLSWHRSNKFCGASGRPTCRNRAGSQRACGDNVTYPAMAPAIIVLVSDGHRCLLARQPSFPPGMYSALAGFCDMGESLEEALRREVAEEVGLHVDGVRYASSQHWPHPRSTFLLGCHAHVSPARTQLLVDRAELEDARWFASEEIEAALRAKASPAAPWLPPKQSVARRLVAEWAERRRGVGEEKTPTFDSSD is encoded by the exons ATGTGGAACAAGTTTCTGTGCGTGGCGTCGCGTCCGCTGGCATTCCAGCGTCGCTCCAGCTTTGTCTCCAGGATGAG GTATTTGAAGAAACTGCAGCGGGACGACGAGGCTTGCGTCCGAGCGCTCCGCACGGGACACCTTCTCCTCTTCCACCGACTCCGCCCTCTGCTGCGCCCGAGCCAAGCGGGCGGCTTCGCCTGCCCGACGCTGCCCTACGAGG ACGTCAGGTCGGCACTGCGGGCCCTGGGTGCCGACGAGTCCCTGCTCGAGGAGTCTgttctcattggctgccgtcaAGACGAGCGGCCTGACTTCTGCCTGGACCTGG ggcggctggaTCCGACGTCGGCGGAGAAAGTGTGCCAAGGAACCTTCGTGGACCTGAAGAAGTCATTCTTTCTGCTGTCAGAGGCCGAGGCGCCGCTGGTGGCCAAG GGTCGGGCGCTTCTGAGCTGGCACCGAAGCAACAAGTTCTGCGGGGCCAGCGGTCGGCCCACGTGCCGCAACCGGGCAGGAAGTCAGAGAGCGTGCGGCGACAACGTCACGTATCCGGCG ATGGCGCCGGCGATCATCGTTCTGGTGTCCGACGGCCACAGGTGCCTGCTGGCCCGCCAGCCGTCCTTCCCGCCCGGCATGTACAGCGCCCTGGCCGGATTCTGCGACATGG GTGAGAGCCTGGAGGAGGCGCTTCGCCGGGAGGTGGCCGAGGAGGTGGGCCTGCACGTGGACGGCGTCCGCTACGCCTCGTCGCAGCACTGGCCGCACCCGCGCAGCACTTTTTTGCTGGGTTGTCACGCCCACGTCAGCCCCGCCCGCACGCAG CTTCTCGTGGACCGCGCCGAGTTGGAGGACGCGCGTTGGTTCGCGTCGGAGGAGATCGAAGCCGCCCTCCGGGCGAAGGCCTCCCCCGCCGCGCCTTGGCTGCCGCCGAAACAAAGCGTCGCTCGCCGTCTCGTCGCCGAGTGGGCGGAGAGACGGCGCGGGGTAGGAGAAGAGAAGACGCCGACGTTTGATTCGTCCGACTGA
- the nudt13 gene encoding nucleoside diphosphate-linked moiety X motif 13 isoform X1, with protein MWNKFLCVASRPLAFQRRSSFVSRMRFLLDTSAYLKKLQRDDEACVRALRTGHLLLFHRLRPLLRPSQAGGFACPTLPYEDVRSALRALGADESLLEESVLIGCRQDERPDFCLDLGRLDPTSAEKVCQGTFVDLKKSFFLLSEAEAPLVAKGRALLSWHRSNKFCGASGRPTCRNRAGSQRACGDNVTYPAMAPAIIVLVSDGHRCLLARQPSFPPGMYSALAGFCDMGESLEEALRREVAEEVGLHVDGVRYASSQHWPHPRSTFLLGCHAHVSPARTQLLVDRAELEDARWFASEEIEAALRAKASPAAPWLPPKQSVARRLVAEWAERRRGVGEEKTPTFDSSD; from the exons ATGTGGAACAAGTTTCTGTGCGTGGCGTCGCGTCCGCTGGCATTCCAGCGTCGCTCCAGCTTTGTCTCCAGGATGAGGTTTCTTCTCGACACCTCCGC GTATTTGAAGAAACTGCAGCGGGACGACGAGGCTTGCGTCCGAGCGCTCCGCACGGGACACCTTCTCCTCTTCCACCGACTCCGCCCTCTGCTGCGCCCGAGCCAAGCGGGCGGCTTCGCCTGCCCGACGCTGCCCTACGAGG ACGTCAGGTCGGCACTGCGGGCCCTGGGTGCCGACGAGTCCCTGCTCGAGGAGTCTgttctcattggctgccgtcaAGACGAGCGGCCTGACTTCTGCCTGGACCTGG ggcggctggaTCCGACGTCGGCGGAGAAAGTGTGCCAAGGAACCTTCGTGGACCTGAAGAAGTCATTCTTTCTGCTGTCAGAGGCCGAGGCGCCGCTGGTGGCCAAG GGTCGGGCGCTTCTGAGCTGGCACCGAAGCAACAAGTTCTGCGGGGCCAGCGGTCGGCCCACGTGCCGCAACCGGGCAGGAAGTCAGAGAGCGTGCGGCGACAACGTCACGTATCCGGCG ATGGCGCCGGCGATCATCGTTCTGGTGTCCGACGGCCACAGGTGCCTGCTGGCCCGCCAGCCGTCCTTCCCGCCCGGCATGTACAGCGCCCTGGCCGGATTCTGCGACATGG GTGAGAGCCTGGAGGAGGCGCTTCGCCGGGAGGTGGCCGAGGAGGTGGGCCTGCACGTGGACGGCGTCCGCTACGCCTCGTCGCAGCACTGGCCGCACCCGCGCAGCACTTTTTTGCTGGGTTGTCACGCCCACGTCAGCCCCGCCCGCACGCAG CTTCTCGTGGACCGCGCCGAGTTGGAGGACGCGCGTTGGTTCGCGTCGGAGGAGATCGAAGCCGCCCTCCGGGCGAAGGCCTCCCCCGCCGCGCCTTGGCTGCCGCCGAAACAAAGCGTCGCTCGCCGTCTCGTCGCCGAGTGGGCGGAGAGACGGCGCGGGGTAGGAGAAGAGAAGACGCCGACGTTTGATTCGTCCGACTGA
- the rpp30 gene encoding ribonuclease P protein subunit p30 isoform X2 produces MSAFMDLNVTFSADKSHMQQLIDMAAHLGYSTVAVNYTFEATAKKKPAIPSPKPIDELIDRLPIVQGRSRPIRVLNRLTLVMSELSHFRPNPSEYAAFDLLALQPTTEKLFHAACTQLDVDVISVSVTEKLPFFFKRAPVSTAVERGLAFEISYASAIRDAAARRYTVANAVSLTEACKGKNVLVSSAAAEPLELRGPHDVVNLCSLMGLSRDGARRALSRTCRSLLLHAETRKTAGGAVFTRRSRDDSPDPREAPSPNAPAAKRPKSLRTESPS; encoded by the exons ATGTCAGCTTTCATGGATTTGAATGTGACTTTCTCCGCAGATAAAAGCCACATGCAGCAACTTATCGACATGGCTGCTCACC TTGGTTACTCTACAGTAGCCGTCAACTACACGTTTGAAGCCACCGCCAAAAAGAAACCG gcGATTCCGTCACCCAAGCCCATCGACGAGCTTATTGATCGACTGCCAATCGTCCAG GGTCGCTCTCGACCCATCCGAGTGCTCAACAGACTGACGTTGGTGATGTCAGAGCTGAGTCACTTT aggccaaatccCAGCGAATATGCCGCTTTTGACCTGCTGGCGCTCCAACCCACCACAGAAAAACTCTTCCAC GCGGCGTGCACGCAGTTGGACGTGGACGTGATCAGCGTGTCGGTCACGGAGAAACTTCCCTTCTTCTTCAAGAGAGCGCCCGTCAGCACG GCCGTCGAAAGGGGGTTGGCGTTTGAAATTTCGTACGCGTCCGCCATCCGGGACGCCGCGGCCAGGCGCTACACCGTCGCCAATGCCGTCAGCCTGACGGAGGCCTGCAAAGGAAAG AACGTGCTGGTGTCGAGCGCGGCGGCCGAG CCGCTGGAGCTGCGAGGACCTCACGACGTGGTCAACCT ATGCTCGCTGATGGGTTTGTCCCGCGACGGAGCCCGGCGCGCCCTTTCCCGCACCTGCCGCTCGCTTCTGCTGCACGCCG AAACAAGGAAGACGGCCGGCGGCGCCGTTTTCACCCGGAGGAGCCGCGACGATTCCCCCGACCCGCGGGAGGCGCCCTCCCCAA ACGCCCCCGCCGCCAAGCGCCCGAAAAGTCTGCGGACAGAGTCCCCGAGTTGA
- the rpp30 gene encoding ribonuclease P protein subunit p30 isoform X3: MSAFMDLNVTFSADKSHMQQLIDMAAHLAVNYTFEATAKKKPAIPSPKPIDELIDRLPIVQGRSRPIRVLNRLTLVMSELSHFRPNPSEYAAFDLLALQPTTEKLFHAACTQLDVDVISVSVTEKLPFFFKRAPVSTAVERGLAFEISYASAIRDAAARRYTVANAVSLTEACKGKVTAATTTMSTASRLTRVPPFRTCWCRARRPRCVGVASPFRRRVFSRSRPTTHLSFVFSRWSCEDLTTWSTCILGPVRRSRRACRQRAPFPDASSDAR; the protein is encoded by the exons ATGTCAGCTTTCATGGATTTGAATGTGACTTTCTCCGCAGATAAAAGCCACATGCAGCAACTTATCGACATGGCTGCTCACC TAGCCGTCAACTACACGTTTGAAGCCACCGCCAAAAAGAAACCG gcGATTCCGTCACCCAAGCCCATCGACGAGCTTATTGATCGACTGCCAATCGTCCAG GGTCGCTCTCGACCCATCCGAGTGCTCAACAGACTGACGTTGGTGATGTCAGAGCTGAGTCACTTT aggccaaatccCAGCGAATATGCCGCTTTTGACCTGCTGGCGCTCCAACCCACCACAGAAAAACTCTTCCAC GCGGCGTGCACGCAGTTGGACGTGGACGTGATCAGCGTGTCGGTCACGGAGAAACTTCCCTTCTTCTTCAAGAGAGCGCCCGTCAGCACG GCCGTCGAAAGGGGGTTGGCGTTTGAAATTTCGTACGCGTCCGCCATCCGGGACGCCGCGGCCAGGCGCTACACCGTCGCCAATGCCGTCAGCCTGACGGAGGCCTGCAAAGGAAAGGTGACCGCCGCGACGACAACGATGTCGACCGCGTCCCGATTAACCCGCGTGCCGCCTTTCAGAACGTGCTGGTGTCGAGCGCGGCGGCCGAGGTGCGTGGGCGTCGCCTCTCCCTTCCGCCGACGCGTCTTTAGCCGGTCCCGCCCGACGACGCACCTTTCTTTCGTCTTCAGCCGCTGGAGCTGCGAGGACCTCACGACGTGGTCAACCTGTATCCTTGGCCCCGTCCGCCGATCTCGACGAGCGTGTCGTCAACGCGCGCCTTTCCCTGACGCGTCCTCAGATGCTCGCTGA
- the rpp30 gene encoding ribonuclease P protein subunit p30 isoform X1 has protein sequence MSAFMDLNVTFSADKSHMQQLIDMAAHLGYSTVAVNYTFEATAKKKPAIPSPKPIDELIDRLPIVQGRSRPIRVLNRLTLVMSELSHFRPNPSEYAAFDLLALQPTTEKLFHAACTQLDVDVISVSVTEKLPFFFKRAPVSTAVERGLAFEISYASAIRDAAARRYTVANAVSLTEACKGKVTAATTTMSTASRLTRVPPFRTCWCRARRPRCVGVASPFRRRVFSRSRPTTHLSFVFSRWSCEDLTTWSTCILGPVRRSRRACRQRAPFPDASSDAR, from the exons ATGTCAGCTTTCATGGATTTGAATGTGACTTTCTCCGCAGATAAAAGCCACATGCAGCAACTTATCGACATGGCTGCTCACC TTGGTTACTCTACAGTAGCCGTCAACTACACGTTTGAAGCCACCGCCAAAAAGAAACCG gcGATTCCGTCACCCAAGCCCATCGACGAGCTTATTGATCGACTGCCAATCGTCCAG GGTCGCTCTCGACCCATCCGAGTGCTCAACAGACTGACGTTGGTGATGTCAGAGCTGAGTCACTTT aggccaaatccCAGCGAATATGCCGCTTTTGACCTGCTGGCGCTCCAACCCACCACAGAAAAACTCTTCCAC GCGGCGTGCACGCAGTTGGACGTGGACGTGATCAGCGTGTCGGTCACGGAGAAACTTCCCTTCTTCTTCAAGAGAGCGCCCGTCAGCACG GCCGTCGAAAGGGGGTTGGCGTTTGAAATTTCGTACGCGTCCGCCATCCGGGACGCCGCGGCCAGGCGCTACACCGTCGCCAATGCCGTCAGCCTGACGGAGGCCTGCAAAGGAAAGGTGACCGCCGCGACGACAACGATGTCGACCGCGTCCCGATTAACCCGCGTGCCGCCTTTCAGAACGTGCTGGTGTCGAGCGCGGCGGCCGAGGTGCGTGGGCGTCGCCTCTCCCTTCCGCCGACGCGTCTTTAGCCGGTCCCGCCCGACGACGCACCTTTCTTTCGTCTTCAGCCGCTGGAGCTGCGAGGACCTCACGACGTGGTCAACCTGTATCCTTGGCCCCGTCCGCCGATCTCGACGAGCGTGTCGTCAACGCGCGCCTTTCCCTGACGCGTCCTCAGATGCTCGCTGA